The following nucleotide sequence is from Achromobacter spanius.
GCCATCCAGGCGCACATGGACGCCTCGTTGATCGCCTACAACTCCGGCGCGGGCGGTGGTGCGGCGGATCGCGGGCGTGTGTTCAACCTGTTGGACGCCGGGCCTGGGCAGGACGAACTGCGCTCGGCCATGCACGCGGCGCAAGCCGACCCGCAATCGGTGCAGACAGCGTGGGTCAGCATGGACGGCACGCGCCAATTGGTGGCGGTGGCGTATATGCCCGAGCTGCACTGGCACGTCCTGACGATGGTGGACCTGGGCGCCGCGCGCGTGCTGGACACCGGCTGGCTGTGGCCGGCGGCTATTGGCCTGGTGGTGTTGTTTGCCGCGATGCTGCTGTGCTTCGGCTACGCCATTGAACGCCTGATGCTGCGCCCCTTGCGCCGCCTGCAGCAATCAGCCCGCGCCATTGCGGACGGCAGCTACGACGTGCGCCTGCCGCCGGGCGGCCAGGACGAAATTGGCGACCTGAGCCGCGCCTTCGGCGTCATGGCCGACAAGGTCCGCCAGCACACGGCCGAACTGGAAACCAAGGTGCGCGAACGCACCTCGGCGCTGGAAGACGCCAACCGCGCCATGGCCGCCGCGCACAAGAAAATTGGCGACTCCATCGATTACGCCAGCCTGATCCAACGCGCCATTCTGCCCGACCGCCAACTGACGCAGTCGCTGGGCGCGCACCATTTCGTGCTGTGGAAGCCGCGCGATGTGGTGGGCGGTGACTTCTACGTGTTCCGCTCCGACGGCGCCAACTGCTTGCTGGGCATCATGGACTGCGCGGGCCACGGCGTGCCCGGCGCGCTGATGACCATGCTGGCGCGCGCCGCCATTGATCTGGCGATCACCGAGGTCGGCCCCGCCGATCCCGCCGGCGTCCTGACCCGTACCGACGGCGCCATTCGCGCCATGCTTGCGGATGCGCAATTGCCACGCGCGCTGGCCACCAATACCGACGCGGGCCTGGTATATATTGACCGCCAATCCAAGCGCCTGCGCTATGCGGGCGCCAAGATCAGCCTGTATGCCAGCGATGGCGAGACCTTGCGTGAAATACCTGGCGGCAAGCGCGCGCTGGGTGACAAGCGGGTCGGCCGCTACGAAAACATCGACGTGCAATTGGAGTCTGGCTGGACGTATTACCTGGCCACCGACGGTTTCCTGGACCAGGCGGGCGGCGAGCACGGCTTTGGATTCGGCAATACCCGTTTTGCGGAAATGCTCAAGAGACACGCGCGCCGGCCGTTAACTGAACAGGCCGCCGCGTTTTCGCAGGCGCTGGCCGAATACCAGGGGGGCCGTCCGCAACGTGACGACATCACCCTGTTGTCTTTCCGTTTCGAATAATTGTTATCAGGGTGGTAACCCCTATGAATGCCTCCGATCTCTACGCGCTGGGTGAACGGTTCAACCAGAACCGCACCCTGCTCTGCTTTAACGGGCCGATCTCCCGCAGCCTGATCGAAGAAATCGGCAACGCGCTCAAGAATTACCTGAATGCGGAACATGCGCGCCCCGCGGAAGCCATGGACGTCTTTTCGGTCTATATCGAAATGATCCAGAACATCCGCCAGTACGCCGCCGCCAATGGCGATGCCGAGGCCAGCGCCACGGTCGTTATCGGCCGCCGCGACGAAAGCCGCTACGTGGTTTCGGCGGGCAACCTGGTCAAGTCCGACGATGGCCACGCGCTGGTCGCCCGCATCCGCGAACTGGCCGCGCTGGACAAGGCGGCGTTGAAGGCCGAATACAAGACACAGTTGCACAAGCCGCGCGCCCAGGGCGTTGCCTCGGGCGCGGGCTTGGGTTTGATCGATATTGCGCGGCGCGCCGGCGCTCCGCTGGAAGCCAGCCTGACGCCCACCGCGCACGAAGGCAAGGCGTTCTTCAGCCTGAGCGTTGTGATCTGAAGGCTCCGCGCGCATCAAAGAATTATTTTCGGAGTATCTGATGAAAGACCTGAACATTCCCGGGACGCAGTCCACGCCCGCCATCACCGCCGACGTCGCCGCCGGCGTGCTGGCGATGCGCGGCGACTCCTATCCCGAGAATTCCTTTGAACTGTTCGGCCCGGTCATTGAATGGGTCGAAGCCTATCTGCTGGGTTCGGCCGCGCCGCTGAGCCTGGAACTGGAGCTGCTGTATCTCAACACCAGCAGCATCAAGTCCGTCATGGACATCTTTGACCAGCTCGAAGCGGCCCATTGCAAAGGTCGCGAAGTCAGCGTCACCTGGTTCTACGACAAGCGCAATGAACGGGTCGGCGAGCTGGCCGAGGAATTCAAGGAAGACTGCACCTTTCCGTTCTCGGTGGTTGGCCGCGAATGAAGCCGGGCGCCGCCGACCTGGATCGCCGCATCACTGAGCTGCTGGCTGACCCCGCTCATGCCGGACACCCGCTGCGCGAAGCGCTCGAGGCGCTGTGGCGGCATACGGCGGACCAGATGGCGCGGATTCAGCGCATCACCCAGTTGTCGGACGCCTATCAATCCATGGCGCACGAGCGAGAGCTGGGCCTGTGCGACCAGTTCGAGCGCCAACTGCGGCGCTTGACGCGCATTGCGCGCATCTCCGACCACTACCAGAACATGATGCGCGACCTGAACACGGCGCTTGCGGAAACGTCCAGCCGCGATCCGCTGACCGGCTTGCTTAACCGACGCGCACTGATGGACATGATCAAGCAGGAAGTCGAGCGCGCCGCGCGCAGCGGAGAGAGCTTTGTGGTGGCCATGCTGGATGTGGACCACTTCAAGGCGGTCAATGACCGTTACGGCCACGAAACGGGCGACCGCGCCCTGGTCGAACTGGCGGGCGTGCTGGGCGAAAGCCTGCGTGAATACGATATGTGCGGCCGTTGGGGCGGCGAGGAATTTCTGGTGATGCTGCCCAACACCCAACCCGAAGCCGCCCAGGGCGTGATGGACCGACTGGTTGGCGCCGTGCGCGGGCTGGTGGTGGCGGCGGGCGAAAACGACGTATTGAGGCTGACGGTCAGCATTGGCATGGCGCATCACCAGTTGGGTGAAACCTTCTCGGAAACGCTGAGCCGCGCTGACCAGGCGCTGTATCTGGCCAAGCAGGACGGACGCGATCGTGTCGCCCTTGGTTTTCCCAAGCGCTGAATGAAACCGGAACAGCTGTATTCCGGTATGGAGCCCCTTATGCTTGACACTCAAGCAAGCGTTTCAAGCGCGGGCCCCCAGGGCGCCGCGTGGCAGGCCGACAATTACCTGGCGTCGATGGACCGGACGCTGTTGCTGTTTGATTTCGATGCGGACGGCGTGCTGTTGAACGCCAACGCCAATTTCCTGGCCGCCATGGGCTACACCCTTGAGGAGGCCTTGCGGCTACGCCATGACATGCTGTGCGACAGCATGGACGAAGGCAAGGGCATCGCCAGTGGCGAGGAAGTGTGGGCCCGCCTGCGTCGTGGTGAACACTTTTCGGGCACCTGCCGCTACCGCGCGCAAGACGGCGCCAGCCTGTGGATCGAAGCCACCTATCTGCCCATGGCAGGCGATGACGGTGTGACCGCCCGCGTGTCGGTCGTGTCTCGCAAATCCATCGCCGACGCCGAACGCCAGGAAGAGATCCGCCTGCTGCTGCTGGGCATCAACGAAACTGGCAACGCGGTCGCGGTATCCGGGTCTGACGGCCGCATCGTCTACGTGAACGATGGATTCCAGCGCATGCTGGGCTTTGCGCGCGGTGACGCGCTGCATCAGGAACTGGGCGAGTTGCTTGCCGGCGGCCGCCCTGACGGCGGCACCCGCGAAGAGCTGGACCGCCGCATTGCCTGCCGCGAAGGCTTCCACAAGGATGTGCTGGTCTATGACCGCTGCGGCAAGCCGCTGTGGGTGTCGGTCATGGCCAATTCGGTTTTTGACGACCGTGGCACGCTCGTCAATATCGTTGACGTGCTGACCGACATCACGCCCACCAAGGTGCATGAGGTGCTACAGCGCCGCGTGCTGCAGGCCATGGTCAACGAGGCCTCGGTGGTTGAGGTCATGAACATGGTGTGCCGCGAGGTCGAGCGCCTGGCGCCCGAAGTGGCCGCCACGGTTTTGCGCGTGGATGACACCGGCCATTTGCGACACCTGGCCGCGCCCAGCATGCCGGATGCTTATTCGAACGCGTTGGACGGCGTGAAGATCGGCCCGCAAGTGGGCGCCTGCGGCACGTCGGCGTTTCTGGGCCGCCCGGTCATCGTGCCGGACATCGCCACCGATCCGCTGTGGGACGAGTACCGCCATCTGCCCTTGCCGGACGACATCAAGGCGTGCTGGTCGTCGCCCATCAAGTCCAGCGATGGCCGCGTGATCGGCACCTTCGGCTTCTATTTCCGCGAACGCCGCCTGCCTGATGATTTCCATCATCGCCTGGTCGACGTGTGCGTGTACCTGTGCGCGCTGGCGCTGGAACGCGAGGAGGCGCGCGCCCGCATCCGCCAGTTGGCGTTCTATGACGAGCTGACAGGCCTGCCGAACCGCAACCTGCTGCTGGCGCAAGCCGAGCAGGCGATTGCGCGCGCCGAGCCTGATCGCAAGCGGGTGGCGGTGCTGTTCCTGGACCTGGATCGTTTCAAGCAGGTCAACGACACGCTGGGTCATCCCGTGGGCGATGCGCTGCTGCGCGATGTGGCGCAACGCCTGCGCCGCCTGGCGCGCGCGTCGGACATCGTCGGCCGCCTGTCAGGCGACGAGTTCGTGATGCTGATGCCGGACTTTGAACATGGCCGTCTGACCGCGGCCGCCGAGCACGTGCTGGTGGCATTGGCCCAGCCGTTCTCGGTGGGCGGCATCACACTGAACCCGTCGGTCAGCATCGGCATCAGCGTGTTCCCGGAAAACGGGCGCGACATGGATACCCTGTTGCGCCACGCGGACATGGCCATGTACCAGGCCAAGACGGCGGGCCGCAACCGCATTTCGTTCTTCAGCGCCGAAATGAACCGCCAGGCGCAAGAACGCCTGGCCCTGGAAGCGGCGCTGCGCGATGCGCTGGAAGCCAAGGCGCTGCGTTTGCACTATCAGCCGCAGGTGGGCTTGAAGAACGGCAGCCTGTATGGGGTGGAGGCGCTGGCCCGCTGGCGTCATCCCACGCTGGGCGACATTTCGCCGGCGCGCTTCGTGCCGCTGGCCGAGGAATGCGGCCTGATCGGCGACCTGGGCGACTGGGCGCTGCGCGAGGCGTGTTCGCAACTGGCGATCTGGCGCCACAACGGGTTGCGGGTGCCGTCGGTGTCGGTGAACTTGTCGGCGACGAATTTCCACAACCTTAACCTGCCACGCATGATCGCGGCGACCCTGGCCGAGTTCGGCTTGCTGCCGGCGGATCTGATGCTGGAGATCACCGAAGGCGTGGTGCTGGACGCCACGGCCGGCACGCTGCGCACCATTGCCGAGCTGCATCGGCTGGGGGTGCGGCTGTCGATGGATGACTTCGGCACGGGGTATTCCAGCCTGGGGCACTTGCGGCGCTTGATCGTGGATGAGTTGAAACTGGACCGCAGTTTCGTGCAGGGCCTGGAAAGCGACGATGCGGCGCGGGCGCTGACCAGCGCCGTCATAAGGATCGGGGAAAGCCTGAGCCTGCCGGTGGTGGCGGAAGGGGTCGAGAATGAGGAGCAGCGCAGGTTCTTGATCGAGCAGGGCTGCGCGGCGGGGCAGGGGTTCCTGTTTTCACCGCCGTTGCCGGCGGAGGAACTGGAGGAGTGGCTGCGGGGCAGGTAGGAATACGTCTCGTAGGATGGGTGAAGGGCGCGAAGGCGGCCCCGCGAACGCAGAAGCCGATCGCACGTAACCCATCTCCGCTGACGGTATGTCTTGGGTTGGGGCGCTGCTGATGGGTTCGCGCGCTGGGGCTGTTGTTCTTCTCTTCATGTGTGCGCGCCACACCCATCCTACGGGGCCGCGTCGGACGTTGTCTTGGGGCGGGGCACCGCTGATGGGTTTGCGCGCTGGGGGCTGTTGTTCTTCTCTTCATGTGTGCGCGCCACACCCATCCTACGGGCCGCGTCGGACGTTGTCTCGGGTTGAGGCGCCGCTGATGGGTTCGCGCGCTGGAGGGCGTTGTTCTTCTGTTCATCTGTGCGCGCCACACCCATCCTACGGGGCCGCGTCACACGGTGTCTCGGGGCGGGGCACCGCTGATGGGTTTGCGCGCTGGGGGCTGTTGTTCTTCTGTTCATCTGTGCGCGCCACACCCATCCTACGTGGCCGCGTCGCGCGTTGTCTCGGGGCGGGGCACCGCTGATGGGTTCGCGCGCTGGGGGCTGTTGTTCTTCTCTTCATGTGTGCGCGCCGCACCCATCCTACGGGCCGCGTCGGACGTTGTCTCGGGGCGGGGCACCGCTGATGGGTTCGCGCGCTGGAGGGCGTTGTTCTTCTCTTCATGTGTGCGCGCCGCACCCATCCTACGGGCCGCGTCACACGGTGTCTCGGGGCGGGGCACCGCTGATGGGTTTGCGCGCTGGGGGCTGTTGTTCTTCTGTTCATCTGTGCGCACCACACCCATCCTACGGGCCGCGTCACACGTTGTCTCGGGGCGGGGCACCGCTGATGGGTTTGCGCGCTGGGGGCTGTTGTTCTTCTCTTCATGTGTGCGCGCCGCACCCATCCTACGGGCCGCGTCGGACGTTGTCTCGGGTTGGGGCACCGCTGATGGGTTCGCGCGATTGAGGGCGTTGTTCTTCTCTTCATGTGTGCGCGCCACACCCATCCTACGTAGGATGGGTGAAGTGCGGGAAGGCCTCCCCGCGAATGGCGGCGCCCAGCGCACGTAACCCATCTCTTCCCCGCCACCAAAGCGTCCCCCATTTCAATCCCACCTAATAGCTTTCCCCCATTTGCGAACCCCTTGCTTCAGGTATATATTTCAAGCCTAAACTATCCAGACCTAAATATCCGCGGCGCCTCGCTCCCGATAAATGAGCGACTGTCGCGTACCTCGGAGCGTTACGGCAATGAAAATAGTCTGCATCGGCGGCGGTCCCGCCGGCCTGTATTTCGGTCTGCTCATGAAACTGCAGAACCCCGCCAACGACGTCACCGTCATCGAACGCAATCGTCCGTATGACACTTTTGGATGGGGCGTGGTGTTCTCCGACGCCACCATGCAGAACCTGCGCGAGGCAGACCCCGTTTCCGCTCAGACCATTGGCGACGCGTTCAACCATTGGGATGACATCGACATCCACTTCAAGGGCCGCAGCATCCGCAGCAGCGGCCACGGCTTTATCGGCATTGGCCGCAAGAAGCTGCTGAACATTCTGCAGGCGCGTTGCGAAGACGTGGGCGTGAAGCTGGTGTTTGAAAACTTCGTCCAGGACGACCAGGCCATCGCCCGCGAATACGACGCCGACCTCGTCATTGCCTCCGACGGTATCAACAGCCAGGTCCGCACCCGCTACGCCGACACCTTCCACCCCGACATCGACCAGCGCCGCTGCCGCTTTGTCTGGCTGGGCACGAAGAAGGTGTTCGACGCCTTCACCTTCGCCTTCGTCCAGACCGAACACGGCTGGTTCCAGGCGCATGCCTACCGCTACGAAGACGGCATGTCGACCTTCATCGTCGAAACGCCCGAGGAAACCTGGCAGGCTGCCGGCATCGAACAGATGAGCCAGGAAGACGGCATCGCCTACTGCGAAAAACTGTTCGCGCCCTGGCTGGACGGCAATGCGCTGATCAGCAACGCCACGCACCTGCGCGGGTCCGCCATCTGGATTCGTTTCCCGCGCGTCATCTGCAACACCTGGGTGCACTGGAACACGCTGGACACGGCGCGCGGCCAGCGCCGCGTGCCTGTCGTGCTGATGGGCGATGCCGCGCACACCGCGCACTTCTCCATCGGCTCCGGCACCAAATTGGCGCTTGAAGACTCCATCGAACTCGCGCGCTGCCTGAGCGGCGCCGAAGGCAGCGTTGAAGCGGGCCTGAAGCACTACGAGGAAGTGCGTAGCGTCGAGGTCCTGAAGATTCAGAACGCCGCCCGCAACTCCACCGAGTGGTTCGAAAACGTCGAGCGTTACGCCGAACTGGAACCCGAGCAATTCGCCTATTCCCTGCTGACCCGCTCGCAGCGCATCTCGCACGAAAACCTGCGCTTGCGTGACCCGGCCTGGCTGGAAGGCTTTGAGCGTTGGATCGCCGAACGCGCCGGCGCACCGGCAGCCGCCGGCCAGCGTCCC
It contains:
- the siaA gene encoding biofilm regulation protein phosphatase SiaA (SiaB is a threonine kinase acting on SiaC; SiaA is the matching phosphatase.), translating into MAKWGLRKKSLMALLLACVVALAPAAVIGWMVLDGVRDHFGRAFADNFTQLNRQRILAPVSRELALSLRLADSEVTRRWLRDESDPAARELFFREADGYRRDLLGRAYFIASAATGNYYFNDDKPLSEAPRYTLSPNAADDGWFYASLKSPAKYNINVNPDLKLKTTKVWINVQVRDGNKVVGLTGAGLDVGGFLREFVNSGQPGVTPIIVDEDGAIQAHMDASLIAYNSGAGGGAADRGRVFNLLDAGPGQDELRSAMHAAQADPQSVQTAWVSMDGTRQLVAVAYMPELHWHVLTMVDLGAARVLDTGWLWPAAIGLVVLFAAMLLCFGYAIERLMLRPLRRLQQSARAIADGSYDVRLPPGGQDEIGDLSRAFGVMADKVRQHTAELETKVRERTSALEDANRAMAAAHKKIGDSIDYASLIQRAILPDRQLTQSLGAHHFVLWKPRDVVGGDFYVFRSDGANCLLGIMDCAGHGVPGALMTMLARAAIDLAITEVGPADPAGVLTRTDGAIRAMLADAQLPRALATNTDAGLVYIDRQSKRLRYAGAKISLYASDGETLREIPGGKRALGDKRVGRYENIDVQLESGWTYYLATDGFLDQAGGEHGFGFGNTRFAEMLKRHARRPLTEQAAAFSQALAEYQGGRPQRDDITLLSFRFE
- the siaB gene encoding biofilm regulation protein kinase SiaB, with the translated sequence MNASDLYALGERFNQNRTLLCFNGPISRSLIEEIGNALKNYLNAEHARPAEAMDVFSVYIEMIQNIRQYAAANGDAEASATVVIGRRDESRYVVSAGNLVKSDDGHALVARIRELAALDKAALKAEYKTQLHKPRAQGVASGAGLGLIDIARRAGAPLEASLTPTAHEGKAFFSLSVVI
- a CDS encoding sensor domain-containing protein, whose protein sequence is MLDTQASVSSAGPQGAAWQADNYLASMDRTLLLFDFDADGVLLNANANFLAAMGYTLEEALRLRHDMLCDSMDEGKGIASGEEVWARLRRGEHFSGTCRYRAQDGASLWIEATYLPMAGDDGVTARVSVVSRKSIADAERQEEIRLLLLGINETGNAVAVSGSDGRIVYVNDGFQRMLGFARGDALHQELGELLAGGRPDGGTREELDRRIACREGFHKDVLVYDRCGKPLWVSVMANSVFDDRGTLVNIVDVLTDITPTKVHEVLQRRVLQAMVNEASVVEVMNMVCREVERLAPEVAATVLRVDDTGHLRHLAAPSMPDAYSNALDGVKIGPQVGACGTSAFLGRPVIVPDIATDPLWDEYRHLPLPDDIKACWSSPIKSSDGRVIGTFGFYFRERRLPDDFHHRLVDVCVYLCALALEREEARARIRQLAFYDELTGLPNRNLLLAQAEQAIARAEPDRKRVAVLFLDLDRFKQVNDTLGHPVGDALLRDVAQRLRRLARASDIVGRLSGDEFVMLMPDFEHGRLTAAAEHVLVALAQPFSVGGITLNPSVSIGISVFPENGRDMDTLLRHADMAMYQAKTAGRNRISFFSAEMNRQAQERLALEAALRDALEAKALRLHYQPQVGLKNGSLYGVEALARWRHPTLGDISPARFVPLAEECGLIGDLGDWALREACSQLAIWRHNGLRVPSVSVNLSATNFHNLNLPRMIAATLAEFGLLPADLMLEITEGVVLDATAGTLRTIAELHRLGVRLSMDDFGTGYSSLGHLRRLIVDELKLDRSFVQGLESDDAARALTSAVIRIGESLSLPVVAEGVENEEQRRFLIEQGCAAGQGFLFSPPLPAEELEEWLRGR
- a CDS encoding bifunctional salicylyl-CoA 5-hydroxylase/oxidoreductase; translation: MKIVCIGGGPAGLYFGLLMKLQNPANDVTVIERNRPYDTFGWGVVFSDATMQNLREADPVSAQTIGDAFNHWDDIDIHFKGRSIRSSGHGFIGIGRKKLLNILQARCEDVGVKLVFENFVQDDQAIAREYDADLVIASDGINSQVRTRYADTFHPDIDQRRCRFVWLGTKKVFDAFTFAFVQTEHGWFQAHAYRYEDGMSTFIVETPEETWQAAGIEQMSQEDGIAYCEKLFAPWLDGNALISNATHLRGSAIWIRFPRVICNTWVHWNTLDTARGQRRVPVVLMGDAAHTAHFSIGSGTKLALEDSIELARCLSGAEGSVEAGLKHYEEVRSVEVLKIQNAARNSTEWFENVERYAELEPEQFAYSLLTRSQRISHENLRLRDPAWLEGFERWIAERAGAPAAAGQRPAIPMLTPYQARGVRLKNRILVSPMAMYSCTDGVPGDFHLVHLGARAMGGAGLVMVEMTCVSPDGRITPGCPGLWNDEQTQAFARIVDFVHGNSDARIGVQLGHAGRKGSTQLGWQKIDHPLAEGNWPLLSASALPYIEGVSQTPRAMTRADMDDARDNFVAAARRAEQAGFDWLELHCAHGYLLSSFISPLTNHRDDEYGGSLENRLRYPLEVFKAVRAVWPEDKPMSVRISASDWVEGGITADDAVDIARYFKAAGADMIDCSSGQVSKEEKPVYGRMFQTPFADRVRNEAGIPTIAVGAIFEADHANGIIASGRADLCALARPHLADASWTLREAARVGYRDIAWPSQYFAGKRQLETNFERAAAMAQLDIK
- the siaD gene encoding biofilm regulation diguanylate cyclase SiaD, whose protein sequence is MKPGAADLDRRITELLADPAHAGHPLREALEALWRHTADQMARIQRITQLSDAYQSMAHERELGLCDQFERQLRRLTRIARISDHYQNMMRDLNTALAETSSRDPLTGLLNRRALMDMIKQEVERAARSGESFVVAMLDVDHFKAVNDRYGHETGDRALVELAGVLGESLREYDMCGRWGGEEFLVMLPNTQPEAAQGVMDRLVGAVRGLVVAAGENDVLRLTVSIGMAHHQLGETFSETLSRADQALYLAKQDGRDRVALGFPKR
- the siaC gene encoding biofilm regulation phosphoprotein SiaC; the protein is MKDLNIPGTQSTPAITADVAAGVLAMRGDSYPENSFELFGPVIEWVEAYLLGSAAPLSLELELLYLNTSSIKSVMDIFDQLEAAHCKGREVSVTWFYDKRNERVGELAEEFKEDCTFPFSVVGRE